In bacterium, the DNA window AAATCGCAGAAGGCAATCATGATCGGCAGCGGCGGCAGGGCCTTGAAGCGGGTCGGGTCACAGGCGCGGCGCGAGATTGAGGCCCTTACCGGCCGTCCGGTCTACCTCGAAATCCGGGTCAAAGTCGCCGAGGCCTGGCGTAAAGACGAGCGCTTCATCCGCGACAACGTCTACGGCCGCGACTAGCCGGTTCCCGGACTCTGCCCTAATCTCGACCTCAACCTTGACCTCAGCCTCGCGGCGAAGCCGCGTCCAACCGCCAATCGACAATCAACAATCTAAGATCGGTCAGACTCGGCTAATCCAAAATCCGAAATCCACAATCTAAAATGGTATTGCTCGCTGCCTCCGGCAGCGCGATGTCCCGAAGCTTACCGAGATGGGGTACCTTCCCCTGATTCCCCCCGGAGATTACTACTCCTGACGTGGGCGGGAAAATGCGGAAGCGTCCCGCTTTTGCCGGCCGGTCTACGGCGCAGGATTCTGTGTCGGTGTAGTTGGCGCAGTACCTAGAACGGGTTGAGTCGCCCCCTTGTGGACCACCGATTCCGCTAGGCTGATGGCCTCTATCACGCAGTCCATAGGAAACACAAGAGATAGACCGGAATTCTCCGTGAAGCTCACTCGTGGCTTCCCAGTCTGAAGGCTACAGGCCACGTCTTCGTATGTGAGGTAGCTTGCCGCTACTCCTATCACGGACGCCCGCATCTGTGGCTTGGTACCCTTGATCGCGAGTAGTTCGCCCCTCAGTACTACCGGGCCCCCGCTGTTCCCAGGGAATATCGGCGCATCGACGAGCATAGGTACGCGGGGGTTAGTAAGCGTTTCCTGCATGGACGCGATGCACCCCGCTCTCACGATCACTGTGTTCCGCGCGACCCCGACAAGACTCATTGGAAATCCCAAGACGTAGACCAGGCTCCCCTCCGCCACTCCATCACTAGCCAGCGCAGAGACGGTCGACACATCACTGTCGCTTTTGATCAGCTCGGCAGAGACGCCTGCTTGGCTTGCAACCTGCATATTCACCGGCATGACCGCCACATCGACGTTTGGGTCTGGATGTCCGAAATGCCAAGGAAGGCCGTTTGCCCGCTTCAGTGAAATCGGGAATTCCCTTGCCGGACCCGAGCCTTTGGGGTTTATTCGCACGCAAGCACTGGGATCTGTGAGTCCGTCTAGGACGTGCCGGTTAGTGACAAGATACGTCCCGTACTCATTGCGGCCGGCGGTCGTGCCCCTTAGGGTCGCATACAGAAATCCGGAAGCACCCCACGTCGCATTGCCACCCGACGGATGCGAGCCTATTGCAACTACGCTGTCTATGAACGAGAGCGGAATTACTGCCATTTATGTCCTTTCAGCCCAAGGCGAACTCCGCGCGCTCTGACGAGGAAAGGGGGGGAGCTGGGGGGGACACTTCCCTATTTCCACTTCCGTCAAGGACGGGCGGGATTTGGGTTCCACAACGAGTCGAATATTACGCCCGCGGGGCTGCAAGTCAAGCCGACTGGTCGTCGTCGGGCGGGGTTTGGTCGTAGACAAAGGGCGTTCGGTCGTCCATGACGGTTTCGCGGCGCGTCTTGGACTCGACCATGGCCTCTGCTTCGGCCAGGTCCTGCTTCATCTTGCGGATGTGGTCATCAGGCAGCATGACTGGATGCCTGCGGTTATTCTGGGACATCGCCCGATTCTAGAACGGCGACTCGGGATGTCAAGGCGGCGGTCACGGCTAGTGCCAGATATCAAACTGCGGCGCGACTTACCTATCGACGAACTCAACGACGAACCTGTCGAGGAACTCAACGGCAAACTCAGTGACAGACCTATCGACCTACGTGCTGACGTACTCAGCGACGTACTCGCCGACACACCCGTCGACCTACTCAGGAACAAACTCAGCGACCTACGTAGCGACGTGCTCAATGACAAACCTGAGAACAGACCTAGCGACCTACTTTTCGACAAACTTGCCGACATACCTGCCAACAAACTCAATGGTTTACTCGGCGACAAACCTGCCGACGAACCTCTCGAAATACGAACTCACATACCCACCCCCGGACGACCCCCCGGGGTGGAAATCACTCGGAATATGTCCGTTTTGGCGACTTCGGCATATGTACGCATGAGGACAGCAAGAAAGGAGCTTTGTATGGCTGTGAAGTCTATCCGGAAAGGTCTGAACCGCGACACGCTGGCCTTGCGTGGGAGGGCTTTCAGTCCTGGGCGGGATAGGTCTCTCCTTCTGTCCAGCCGATGGTCGCTTGAGAAGTCCGGGCGGGTGAGAAAACGGTTGCTGTCATGGGCGTTTGGGCGGGAGCCGTGGCCGGAGCCATGGCTGATGTCGTAGCAGCAGCCGTAGCGGATGTCGTTGCTTCTGTCGTGACCAGTGTCGTGGCCTGCATCGTGACCGGAGCCGGAACCTGAGCGGTTGTTGGTGTCGTGGCCGGTCTCGTTGCGGAAGCCGTGACGGGTGTCATGACAGGAGTCGTTGCGGCGGCTGTGACAGGAGTCGTAACAGGCGTCTTGGCGGGTGTCATGACGAGTGTTGTTACGAGTGTCGCAACGGGCGTCGCGCCGGAAGCAATGACAGACGTCGTTGCAGGAGTTGTAGCGGATGCCGTAACGGCTGTCATGTCAGTGGTCGTAACAGGAGTCGCAGAGAGCGTCGTTGCGGATGTCATCACAGGAGCCGAAACTGGCGTCAGAGCAGGAGTCATGACGGGAGTCGCAACGGGACTCGTGACGGGTGCTGTGACAGGAGCGGCTATCCCCCCAGGGAGGGTGTCATTGCGGCCCAGTTATGAATAATGAGCGCTGGGCGCTGAACTTACATGAACAGGTGAGACATCGCGCGTGATAAGAACCCTTATCATGCGCATGGTGGCGTCGGTACTTGAAGAGACCTAAGGACCGGCACAACTGCGATGATGAACCCGGCAAGCGGCTGCGTGAGCGCAGGCTCAACGCGGCCTGACCGAGGCCGTGCTACAGGCCATCCGCAGCGACGTCTTCAACGTCTCAGCACCGATTACGCCGTAGTGGCTCGGTCTGCAGAGCGGGCGCGGTTCCGCCGCCGGGTCCCCGCCCGCACTGGTTCTCAGGACGTCCAGACTAGTCTCGGGGACACGCCCTGAATCCGAATTGACTTACCTTGACAGCCGGTTTCTGTGCGGGATAATCCCTTACACCAACGCCGGCGCGAGCAGCTCGGGTTCGGCTCAAGCCGGGACTGGTCCCTGAAAGGAGATGCTTTGCCTTACGATGTTTTCATCGAGTCGGAAAAGCGGCCGCAGGTTATCGTTGACGCAGACCGGGTTGAGGAACTGGATGGTTACTTACGGTTCTTCAAGGGGGGCGAGCTGGTTGCGTCGTTCAAGGAGCAGAAGGTCGTCGGCTACATGAAGTTGACCGTGCCGATCTAGAGTCCCGAACCCGCCGTTCAACCACAGAGCACACAGCGCGTCGGACGCGCAAGTCAAAAGGCAGAAGCCAAGAGTCAAAACCGCCGAACGGAGCGCGCCCGGGCAGCCAGACAAAAGCCCGAGTCCGATATTGAATCGCCAAGAACGCCAAGAACGCCAAGAACGCCAAGAGGACAGAACGGGTCAGAGCGAAGCAACCGCCGATGCACGCCGACCAACGCCAATGGCCGTTCTTGGTTCGGAACCAAGTCTGTACTACAAACCTGCAGGATCGTTGTTTTCGCTAAGATGTTGCTCGCTACCGCCTCTGTCCGGAGTCCATCGAGGTATTGAAGACCGCCGTCAAGTGCCACCTTCGGCGGCCACGAATCGGGTCTCTTTCGGGACTCAATCTGCGCAATCTGCGTAATCTGTGGATGACCACTCCGGATCCGCAGTTCTGCCTTCTTGTTTCTGGTCGCTGACTTCTGCATTGTCTGAGCCCGAACCATCTGTGGATGTCCTCCCCGAGCCATCTGCGACATCTGCGGTTACTCCGGGTTTGGTTGCGGCCCCCGAGGCCGCGCTAGGTCCATCTGCGTTCATCGGCGGTTCACCTTTTCCGGTTCCGCGCCCGGAACTCAATCTGTCGAATCTGCGTAATCTGCGGTTGATACCTTGAATCCTCTTTGTGTCTTGGTGTCTTTGTGGTGAAATCCTAGTCCGGGCTCAGGGAAGCACGACAACTGCAGCCGGGTCGAGTTCTGCGGGCTGCGAGCTAGCGCAAGCGCAGGCGTTGACCGCGACCACCGGACATCTGCTTGGCCAGCACCCGGGCCTGGTCGAATTCCTTCAGCAGGCGGTTGACGTCGGTGACCGTGGTGCCGCTGCCCGCGGCAATGCGGCGCCGCCTTGAGCCGTCAACAATGTCGGGGTTGTGGCGTTCGGACCAGGTCATGGATTGGATTATGGCCTCGACCTGCACGAATTCATGGTCGTCAATCTCGACGTTGCCGGCTCCGGGTATCATGGCCAGGAGTTTGGAGACGTTCCCCATTTTCTTGACGCTCTTGAGCTGGCTCAGGAAGTCGTCGAGGTCGAACTTGCCTTTGAGGAACTTCTCGGCAATGGCACGCTGGTCCTGTCCTTCGGTCGCGGCCTGGACTTTGTCGGCAAGGCTCTTCAAGTCGCCCATGCCGAGGATGCGGGAGGCAATCCGGTCCGGGTGGAACTCTTCCAGGTCTTCGAGGTGTTCGCCGGTGCCGACGAACAGGACCGGCAGCCCGGTCACTTGCCGGACCGACATCACGGCGCCGCCGCGGGCGTCGCCGTCGAGTTTGGTGAAGCAGCAACCGGTCAGTTTGAGCCGGGCGTTGAATTGTTCGGCCTGGCTGACCGCGTCCTGTCCGACCATGCCGTCGAGCACGAGCAGGCTGGCAGTGGGCTTCGCCCGGTCTTGAATCGAGGCCAGCACGTCCATCAGTTCGTCCTCGATGTGGAGCCGGCCGGCGGTATCGAATACCACAATGCCGTTGCCCCGGTCACTGGCCTGTTTGAGTGCGCTCAGGCAGGTTGCCACCACGTCGTCCGCTACCGGGTAGAAGTCGCACTTGGCGCGCTCGGCGACCGAACGGAGCTGTTCGGACGCGGCCGGGCGCTTGGGGTCGCAGGCGACAAGCAGAGGCCGGCGGTTGCGGAGTTTGTACGCGAGCTTCCCGGCGAACGTGGTCTTGCCCGTGCCCTGGAGCCCGACCAGGCTGATGACCGAGGGGTTGGCGCTCAGGTCCAGTTTGGGGGTAGTCCCGCCCAGCAGTTGCACCAGTTCCTGGTAGAGAGTGGCGTTGATGAGTTCACCGGGTTTGAGGCTGGCCGCGACGTCTTTCTCTTTGAGCCGGGCCTCGACCGACCGGATAAAGTGGCCGACGACCTTGTAGTTGACATCGGCCTCGAGCAGCACGGTCCGGACTTCGCGCAGGGCCTGCGAAATCTCGGTGTTGGTCAGCCGGCCGAAGCCGAGCAGCTTGCGGCGAAGCTGGCCGAAGCGGTCGGTCAGGGCGTCAAACACGCTGGCCCGACTGGGACAAGTCAGAATTCAGAATGCAGATACCAGAGTGCAGAACTGCCGGACATTCTGAATTCTGGTTTCTTGTATCTGATTTCTGCATTATTCGGTTCCTCTTATGGCCTTGATGGTTGCTGCGTAGTTGCCGCTGTGGAAGATGGCGCTGCCGGAAATGACCCAGTGGGCGCCGGCTTCGGCTACTGCCGCGCAGTTGTTCGGGTTGATGCCGCCGTCCACCGATATCGTCGCCTTTGAGCCCGTTGTACCGATGAGGCGGGCGACCTCACGGATGCGGCCGGGGGCCTCGGGAGAGAACTCCTGGCCTCCGAATCCCGGGTAGACACTCATGACGAGCACGTCCTGCACATCGGCAATGAGCGGGCGCAGGGATTCGACCGGAGTGTTGGGGTTGAGCGATACTCCTGCAGCCTTGCCGGCAGAGTGGATTATCTCGAGACACAAGCCGGGGTTCTCCGCGGGCTCGATGTGGAAGGTAACCAGGTCGGAGAATGGCAGGAACTTCTCAATCAGCCATTCCGGTTCGTTGACCATCAGATGGGCGTGAACCGGCACCGTGACTGCCTTGCGCACGGCCCGGGCCAGGGGCACGCCGAAGCTGAGGTTCGGGACAAAGTGCCCGTCCATCACGTCAAGGTGTATGGCGTCGGCTCCGGCCGCTACCACGGCCGCCAGCTCGTCGGCAAGGTGGAGGAAGTCGCAGTCGAGGATCGAGGCGGAGACCTTCATGGAGGGCAAGTCCGAATGACAAAGTCCGAATGACGATTGAAGTCCGGGCAAAGCCCGAATGACGAGACCGGTTCCGGAGTATCACCACCAAGACACAAAGGCACAAGGAGGAGTCGAGTGGTGAGTATCTCAATCATCTGCGTTCATCCGTGTTGATCCGTGGTTCACCATTACCTTCGTCCGGCGGGCGCGGCCACGATCAGGTTCACCGTGTCAAGGTCGCGGACCGTCATGCCTTCCTCAGGGTACTGAACCAGCACGTTGCCGGCCGGTTCGTCACTCGGGGCGCGCTTGACCTCGCCGAGAGACAGGCCCTGCGACGTGATGACGCCCTGTGCGCTTGCCAGGCTCATGCCGACAAGGGTCGGCATGGGGAAGCTGCCGGTCCGAGAGGCGACCTGGACCGAAACGCGGTCGCCTTCTTCCACATCTTCACCTGCCGCGGGCCGTGTCGACACGACCTGTCCTTGCGGCAGGGTGGGAGAACGGAGCGACTCGACGCCGGCCAGCACGAGGCCGGATTCGGTGAGCAGGGCGCTGGCCCGCGCCAGGGTCAGACCTTCGACGTGCGGGACCTTCATTCTGGCCCCGCCGTGGCTGATGTCGAGCTGTACCTGCCGTCCCGTTTTGACCCGCTGTCCGGGCTCGGGGTGTTGGGCCACGATGCGGTCCGGGGGCACGGTTGCGTTGGATACGCTGCGCACCTCGCCGATGACCAGGCCTGCCTTGAGCAGAGATTCGGTTGCCGCGAACCGGTCCATGCCGATGACGCTGGGCACGGTTGTCTCCCGGCCGCGGCGGACGAAGAGCGGCATCAGGAACCAGTTCAGGGCCGCCACCAGCGCGGCAAGAACGAGCACGAAGATGAGCAATCCGCGCAGCTTGTGGCTTCGGTGCTTGCGAGGCTGCTTCATGCTGCGGCGAATCTGTCGCCTTCAACCAGGCGATGGCCGTTACGGAAAGACGTGCCGGTCTGAGCCCGGCTGCCTTCGGGTTTCAGTTCGGTTATCTCGACTGCGCCGGAGCCGGTCGCGACAACCAGGCCGGCGTGCAACACCAGCAGCCGGCCGGGCTCGCCGCCGTCAGTGGCTGCATGGAGACGCGAGCGGAGCAGGACGACCCGCCGGCCGCGGAACCCGGTTACTGCGCCGGGCTCGGGAGACAGCGCGCGGATGTGGTTGTGGACATGCGAAGCCGGTTCGCGCCAGTCGACAGGGCGCTCGGACTTGGCGATTTTCGAGGCGCGGGTTGCCAGCCCGGGGGCCTGGGGAGTGCGGTTTGCTCTGCCTTCCTGCAGTCGAGCCATGGCATCCAGTATCAGCCGGGCGCCGAGAGTTGACAGCCGTCGAGAGAGTTCTCCCGCGGTCTCGTCCGGGTCGACCGGAACGACGACCTGTTCAAGAATGTCACCGGCGTCAATCTGCTCGGACAGAGCGATGACCGTCACGCCGGTTTCCGGTTCGCCGGACATGAGCGCGCGCTGAATCGGCGCAGCGCCCCGGAAACGAGGCAGCAGCGACGGGTGGATGTTGAGAAATCCGAGCCTGGGCGCAGCCAGCAGGGGCGGCTTGAGGATGTAGCCGTAGGCGGCGAGGACCGCGATGTCGGGCCGCAGCGACGCGAGTTCGGTGACGAAGGCCGGGTCGTTCGGGTTCGCCGGCGTCGACACCTGCAGGTCCAGCGCGCGGGCCTCCTGCTCAACCGGGCTCGGCGTCAGCTTCCGGCCGCGGCCGCTGGGTTTGGGAGGGGCGGCAACGACCCGGGCGACATCATGCCGAGACTTGACCAGCGCCTGAAGGGCCGGAACCGCGAAATCGCAGGTGCCGAAGAAGGCTACCCGCATTGCTCTCTCTCTCGGTTTTCCAGCTCCTTGAGCTTG includes these proteins:
- a CDS encoding serine protease — encoded protein: MAVIPLSFIDSVVAIGSHPSGGNATWGASGFLYATLRGTTAGRNEYGTYLVTNRHVLDGLTDPSACVRINPKGSGPAREFPISLKRANGLPWHFGHPDPNVDVAVMPVNMQVASQAGVSAELIKSDSDVSTVSALASDGVAEGSLVYVLGFPMSLVGVARNTVIVRAGCIASMQETLTNPRVPMLVDAPIFPGNSGGPVVLRGELLAIKGTKPQMRASVIGVAASYLTYEDVACSLQTGKPRVSFTENSGLSLVFPMDCVIEAISLAESVVHKGATQPVLGTAPTTPTQNPAP
- the ffh gene encoding signal recognition particle protein — protein: MFDALTDRFGQLRRKLLGFGRLTNTEISQALREVRTVLLEADVNYKVVGHFIRSVEARLKEKDVAASLKPGELINATLYQELVQLLGGTTPKLDLSANPSVISLVGLQGTGKTTFAGKLAYKLRNRRPLLVACDPKRPAASEQLRSVAERAKCDFYPVADDVVATCLSALKQASDRGNGIVVFDTAGRLHIEDELMDVLASIQDRAKPTASLLVLDGMVGQDAVSQAEQFNARLKLTGCCFTKLDGDARGGAVMSVRQVTGLPVLFVGTGEHLEDLEEFHPDRIASRILGMGDLKSLADKVQAATEGQDQRAIAEKFLKGKFDLDDFLSQLKSVKKMGNVSKLLAMIPGAGNVEIDDHEFVQVEAIIQSMTWSERHNPDIVDGSRRRRIAAGSGTTVTDVNRLLKEFDQARVLAKQMSGGRGQRLRLR
- the rpe gene encoding ribulose-phosphate 3-epimerase, whose product is MKVSASILDCDFLHLADELAAVVAAGADAIHLDVMDGHFVPNLSFGVPLARAVRKAVTVPVHAHLMVNEPEWLIEKFLPFSDLVTFHIEPAENPGLCLEIIHSAGKAAGVSLNPNTPVESLRPLIADVQDVLVMSVYPGFGGQEFSPEAPGRIREVARLIGTTGSKATISVDGGINPNNCAAVAEAGAHWVISGSAIFHSGNYAATIKAIRGTE
- a CDS encoding PASTA domain-containing protein, whose translation is MKQPRKHRSHKLRGLLIFVLVLAALVAALNWFLMPLFVRRGRETTVPSVIGMDRFAATESLLKAGLVIGEVRSVSNATVPPDRIVAQHPEPGQRVKTGRQVQLDISHGGARMKVPHVEGLTLARASALLTESGLVLAGVESLRSPTLPQGQVVSTRPAAGEDVEEGDRVSVQVASRTGSFPMPTLVGMSLASAQGVITSQGLSLGEVKRAPSDEPAGNVLVQYPEEGMTVRDLDTVNLIVAAPAGRR
- the fmt gene encoding methionyl-tRNA formyltransferase → MRVAFFGTCDFAVPALQALVKSRHDVARVVAAPPKPSGRGRKLTPSPVEQEARALDLQVSTPANPNDPAFVTELASLRPDIAVLAAYGYILKPPLLAAPRLGFLNIHPSLLPRFRGAAPIQRALMSGEPETGVTVIALSEQIDAGDILEQVVVPVDPDETAGELSRRLSTLGARLILDAMARLQEGRANRTPQAPGLATRASKIAKSERPVDWREPASHVHNHIRALSPEPGAVTGFRGRRVVLLRSRLHAATDGGEPGRLLVLHAGLVVATGSGAVEITELKPEGSRAQTGTSFRNGHRLVEGDRFAAA